A section of the Brevundimonas sp. AJA228-03 genome encodes:
- a CDS encoding Rne/Rng family ribonuclease encodes MSKTMLIDAAHAEETRVAIVDGRQVEEFDFESKTRRQLRGNIYLAKVTRVEPSLQAAFVEYGGNRHGFLAFNEIHPDYYQIPAADREAIMAEAHSADDDHDDENARDSDDGDSEGGMAEEERLKRRLMRRYKIQDVIKRRQILLVQVVKDERGGKGAALTTWLSLAGRYCVLMPNTGKGGGISRKITQATDRKRLKAAAAALDVPRGMGLIIRTAGAKRTKAEIKRDYEYLLRLWETIRETTLASHAPSLIYEEENLVRRAVRDMFDKDFDGIQVEGLEGFKEARDFMRVLMPSQARKVHLYQGSRPLFAANGIEELLTQIHQPVVPLKSGGYLVINQTEALVAIDVNSGRATKERNVEATAFKTNCEAAVEAARQLRLRDLAGLVVIDFIDMDESKNNRTVERILKDELSFDRARIQMGRISGFGLMEISRQRRRLGVLEGATEVCPHCQGAGRVRSAESAALMVLRAVDIEAGKNGAGSINLKVSSAVALYILNHKRDYLQRLLERRGLAVIIQIDDRLGQGESAIERTETNEDFVAPEAVVSLADLDDDFDDSAYSADDDNDADEDFIVDDDDDLDREDTDDDEPRERAERDEGERGRGRGRRRRGGRRDEEATPIAADAVIEGVVSDDDDDSEAGRRRRRGRRGGRRVREDGDTASTGSSDFFWVRGRTPSLEDPYVWFDPLNPPARAERGERPSANSAPVQTRRDVEEQVGERPEGEIAGDREGGRSRRRRRGRGRGGERSTPHDLKVEGDATSEGMPADGSPDAPMAVMLADDASEAPAPVVTAEPQRRRVRRKSSTSVADTPSDAIVQADAEDAVPPMEPEIAFVAEASEPVAEAEPAILVEAVEPPMPEADLSAIIANDPAQITAPPVKPKRGWWRLGS; translated from the coding sequence ATGTCAAAGACCATGCTTATCGATGCGGCGCACGCGGAAGAAACCCGCGTCGCCATCGTGGACGGCCGCCAGGTTGAGGAATTCGACTTCGAGTCGAAGACCAGACGCCAGCTTCGCGGCAACATCTACCTCGCCAAGGTCACCCGCGTAGAACCCAGCCTGCAGGCAGCCTTCGTGGAATACGGCGGCAATCGCCACGGCTTTCTGGCCTTCAACGAAATTCACCCCGACTACTACCAGATTCCGGCCGCCGACCGCGAGGCCATCATGGCCGAGGCGCACTCGGCCGACGACGATCACGACGACGAGAACGCCCGCGACAGCGACGACGGCGATTCCGAAGGCGGGATGGCCGAGGAGGAACGTCTGAAGCGTCGCCTGATGCGTCGTTACAAGATTCAGGACGTCATCAAGCGCCGGCAGATCCTGCTGGTCCAGGTCGTCAAGGATGAGCGCGGCGGCAAGGGTGCGGCCCTGACCACCTGGCTGTCTCTGGCCGGTCGCTACTGCGTGCTGATGCCCAATACCGGCAAGGGTGGCGGAATCTCCCGCAAGATCACCCAGGCCACGGACAGGAAGCGCCTGAAGGCCGCCGCTGCCGCCCTGGACGTGCCGCGCGGCATGGGTCTGATCATCCGCACGGCCGGCGCCAAACGCACCAAAGCGGAGATCAAGCGCGACTACGAATACCTGCTGCGCCTGTGGGAAACGATCCGCGAGACCACCCTGGCCTCCCACGCCCCCTCGCTGATCTACGAGGAAGAGAACCTCGTCCGCCGCGCCGTGCGCGACATGTTCGACAAGGATTTCGACGGCATCCAGGTCGAAGGCCTCGAAGGCTTCAAGGAAGCCCGCGACTTCATGCGCGTGCTGATGCCGTCCCAGGCCAGGAAGGTGCACCTCTATCAGGGGTCCAGGCCCCTGTTCGCCGCCAATGGCATCGAGGAGCTGCTGACGCAGATCCACCAGCCGGTCGTGCCGCTGAAGTCCGGCGGCTATCTGGTCATCAACCAGACCGAGGCCCTGGTCGCCATCGACGTCAACTCGGGGCGCGCGACCAAAGAACGCAACGTCGAGGCCACGGCCTTCAAGACGAACTGCGAGGCCGCCGTCGAGGCCGCCCGACAGCTGCGCCTGCGCGACCTCGCAGGCCTGGTGGTCATCGACTTCATCGACATGGACGAGTCCAAGAACAACCGGACCGTCGAACGCATCCTCAAGGACGAACTCAGCTTCGACCGGGCCCGGATCCAGATGGGCCGCATCTCCGGCTTCGGCCTGATGGAAATCAGCCGTCAGCGTCGCCGCCTCGGCGTGCTGGAAGGCGCCACCGAGGTCTGCCCGCACTGCCAGGGTGCCGGTCGGGTCCGTTCGGCCGAAAGCGCCGCCCTGATGGTGCTGCGCGCCGTCGACATCGAGGCCGGCAAGAACGGCGCGGGGTCGATCAATCTGAAGGTCTCATCCGCCGTCGCCCTCTACATCCTGAACCACAAGCGCGACTATCTGCAGCGGCTGCTGGAGCGTCGCGGCCTGGCCGTCATCATCCAGATCGACGACCGCCTGGGCCAGGGCGAGAGCGCCATAGAACGCACCGAGACCAACGAGGACTTCGTCGCCCCCGAGGCCGTCGTTTCCCTGGCGGACCTCGACGACGACTTCGATGACTCCGCCTACAGCGCCGATGACGACAACGATGCCGACGAGGATTTCATCGTCGACGACGACGACGATCTGGACCGTGAAGACACCGACGACGACGAGCCGCGTGAGCGCGCCGAGCGGGACGAGGGCGAGCGCGGCCGGGGTCGCGGCCGTCGCCGTCGCGGCGGACGCCGTGACGAGGAAGCGACACCGATCGCCGCCGATGCCGTGATTGAGGGCGTCGTTTCCGACGACGACGACGACAGCGAGGCGGGCCGCCGCCGCCGCCGGGGTCGCCGGGGGGGGCGCCGGGTCCGCGAGGACGGCGATACGGCCTCGACCGGATCGAGTGATTTCTTCTGGGTTCGCGGCCGTACGCCGTCTCTGGAAGATCCCTATGTCTGGTTCGACCCGCTGAACCCGCCCGCCCGTGCCGAACGGGGCGAGCGTCCCTCGGCCAACTCAGCCCCGGTCCAGACCCGGCGTGACGTCGAGGAACAGGTCGGCGAACGGCCGGAAGGCGAGATCGCCGGCGATCGCGAAGGCGGCCGCTCGCGGCGTCGTCGTCGGGGTCGCGGTCGGGGTGGAGAGCGCTCCACGCCGCACGATCTGAAGGTCGAGGGTGACGCCACCAGCGAGGGTATGCCCGCCGACGGGTCGCCCGATGCGCCGATGGCCGTCATGCTGGCTGACGACGCCTCCGAGGCCCCTGCCCCGGTCGTGACCGCTGAGCCGCAACGCCGCCGCGTGCGCCGCAAGTCCTCGACCTCGGTCGCGGACACCCCGTCGGACGCGATTGTTCAGGCCGATGCCGAAGACGCAGTGCCCCCGATGGAGCCGGAGATCGCTTTCGTGGCAGAGGCATCTGAGCCGGTGGCCGAGGCCGAGCCGGCCATCCTGGTCGAGGCCGTCGAACCGCCCATGCCCGAGGCGGATCTGTCCGCCATCATCGCCAATGACCCGGCGCAAATCACCGCACCCCCGGTCAAGCCCAAGCGTGGGTGGTGGCGTCTGGGCTCGTGA
- a CDS encoding penicillin-binding protein 1A: MRRAVGSLESAVKIAERWFVMAGVALLGAIALAGLIVAVYAAWLFHDLPDASELADYRPATATRVYAGDGTLIGEFSDERRIYVPYEQIPPLVVKAFLAAEDRNFFQHGGIDVSGLGRAMLKNVLNAATGRRLEGGSTITQQVAKNVLLTNESSIGRKLKEAILSSRLETTLSKPQILELYLNEIFLGYRSYGVASAAYNYFGKSLEQLTPDEAAFLAALPKGPNNYHPKRHPAAAKGRRDWVLGEMAQNGFITQAQLVEGRARPLNAQAAPRRAEYQDADFFVEEARRQAVANPDFGDQLNAGGFYMRTTLDPSLQTAARDALMRGLENYDRRHGWRGAWGTTDFAPGWQAVALRQQAPPERREWRAAAVESVSGNTVRVRTARDDDTGTLLTADAAWANANRPLRRGDLIFVEPRAGQFALKQVPAVNGALVAIEPQSGRVLAMVGGYSYALSSFNRATQARRQPGSSFKPFVYAAALEGDFTPASIIVDGPISFAGGPNGRRWTPENYSRRYYGPSSLRRGLELSRNVMTVRLADSIGMEKVVDLAARMGVASNLQPNLSVSLGAGEVTPYNLTAAYSAFVNGGRRVNPYLIEYVQDRDGETIYRADQRRCRDCTRAFAGQASPFLEPRGTQVIDPITAYQISSMLEGVIQRGTAASARGLGRWVGGKTGTTNEYRSAWFVGFTTDIVVGVFIGFDDNRSLGSGEAGASAAVPVFIDFMEDALKERPARPFVRPRGAIFRTVDGIEEAFRPGTERRREDEREAEEAATPDGPQNYNDVIQREAEAAAGATPGQTTQPTSPPSPTRQEPAEDLSGLY; encoded by the coding sequence ATGCGACGCGCGGTCGGGTCGTTGGAGTCTGCGGTGAAGATTGCCGAACGCTGGTTCGTGATGGCGGGTGTGGCCTTGCTGGGGGCGATTGCCCTGGCCGGGCTCATCGTCGCCGTCTATGCGGCCTGGCTGTTCCATGACCTGCCCGATGCATCAGAGTTGGCGGACTATCGCCCGGCGACGGCGACGCGGGTCTATGCCGGCGACGGTACGCTGATCGGCGAGTTCTCGGACGAGCGGCGCATCTATGTGCCCTACGAGCAGATCCCGCCGCTGGTGGTGAAGGCCTTCCTGGCGGCTGAAGACCGCAATTTCTTCCAGCACGGCGGCATCGACGTGTCGGGCCTCGGTCGTGCCATGCTCAAGAACGTCCTCAACGCCGCGACGGGGCGACGCCTCGAGGGTGGATCGACCATCACCCAGCAGGTGGCCAAGAACGTCCTTCTGACCAATGAATCCAGCATCGGACGCAAGCTGAAGGAGGCGATCCTTTCCAGCCGTCTGGAAACGACCCTGTCCAAGCCGCAGATCCTCGAGCTGTATCTGAACGAGATATTCCTGGGTTACCGGTCCTATGGGGTGGCCTCGGCGGCCTACAACTATTTCGGCAAGTCGCTGGAGCAGCTGACGCCTGACGAGGCGGCGTTTCTGGCGGCCCTGCCCAAGGGTCCGAACAACTATCATCCCAAACGCCACCCGGCCGCCGCCAAGGGTCGGCGCGACTGGGTACTGGGTGAGATGGCCCAGAACGGGTTCATCACCCAGGCCCAGCTGGTCGAGGGCCGTGCCCGACCCCTGAACGCCCAGGCCGCGCCGCGGCGGGCCGAGTATCAGGATGCCGATTTCTTCGTCGAGGAGGCGCGGCGCCAGGCGGTCGCCAATCCCGATTTCGGCGACCAGTTGAACGCCGGTGGCTTCTATATGCGCACGACGCTGGATCCGTCGCTGCAGACGGCGGCGCGCGACGCCCTGATGCGGGGCCTGGAGAATTATGACCGCCGGCATGGCTGGCGTGGCGCCTGGGGCACGACCGATTTCGCGCCCGGATGGCAGGCCGTGGCGCTTCGCCAGCAGGCGCCACCGGAACGCCGTGAATGGCGAGCTGCTGCGGTCGAGAGCGTGTCGGGGAACACGGTCCGGGTGCGCACCGCGCGTGACGACGATACCGGCACCCTGCTGACGGCCGATGCGGCCTGGGCCAATGCCAATCGTCCGCTCAGGCGCGGTGACCTGATCTTCGTCGAGCCCCGGGCGGGTCAGTTCGCCTTGAAACAGGTCCCGGCCGTCAACGGCGCGCTTGTCGCGATCGAGCCACAGTCGGGGCGGGTTCTGGCGATGGTCGGCGGTTACTCCTATGCCCTGTCCAGCTTCAACCGCGCGACCCAGGCCCGGAGACAGCCGGGGTCGTCCTTCAAGCCCTTCGTCTATGCGGCTGCGCTGGAAGGTGATTTCACGCCCGCCTCGATCATCGTCGACGGGCCGATCAGTTTTGCTGGTGGGCCGAACGGTCGCCGCTGGACGCCCGAGAACTACAGCCGGCGCTATTACGGCCCCTCGTCCCTGCGTCGGGGGCTTGAGCTGTCGCGCAATGTGATGACGGTTCGTCTTGCCGACAGCATCGGCATGGAAAAGGTCGTCGATCTGGCGGCCCGGATGGGGGTGGCCAGCAACCTGCAGCCCAACCTGTCCGTCTCTCTGGGTGCGGGAGAAGTCACCCCGTACAATCTGACGGCCGCCTATTCGGCCTTCGTGAACGGCGGCCGGCGGGTGAACCCCTATCTGATCGAATACGTCCAGGACCGCGACGGCGAGACCATCTATCGCGCCGATCAGCGGCGGTGCCGGGACTGTACGCGCGCCTTTGCCGGCCAGGCCTCGCCGTTCCTGGAGCCTCGTGGCACCCAGGTCATCGACCCCATCACCGCCTACCAGATCAGCTCCATGCTGGAAGGTGTGATCCAGCGCGGTACGGCCGCCAGCGCCCGGGGCCTGGGGCGCTGGGTCGGGGGCAAGACGGGAACGACCAACGAGTACCGCTCGGCATGGTTCGTCGGTTTCACGACCGATATCGTGGTCGGGGTCTTCATCGGCTTCGACGACAACCGGTCGTTGGGTTCCGGCGAGGCGGGTGCCTCGGCCGCCGTGCCGGTGTTCATCGACTTCATGGAGGACGCCCTGAAGGAACGGCCGGCCCGTCCTTTCGTGCGGCCGCGCGGTGCGATCTTCCGCACCGTCGACGGCATCGAGGAAGCGTTCCGACCCGGCACGGAACGCCGTCGCGAGGACGAGCGCGAGGCCGAGGAGGCTGCCACTCCGGATGGTCCCCAGAACTACAACGATGTCATCCAGCGCGAGGCCGAGGCGGCGGCCGGCGCGACACCGGGGCAGACCACCCAGCCGACCTCTCCACCGTCGCCGACCCGACAGGAACCGGCCGAGGACTTGAGCGGGCTGTACTGA
- a CDS encoding M48 family metalloprotease, with amino-acid sequence MIRSNQSASRLVARMVCAAATASLLAAVAGPASAQSTIRDTEVESIIREWTDPVFIAMGLEPSEIQVLLVNDPQLNAFATGNRVIGVNTGLILRTENPNQLLGVLAHEAGHVKNRHVLREGAQSAATQPFLMTMALGALAIAAGQPGAGVALLGSGQFFGTINALRYLQGQEGEADITAQRGLEAAGESGRGLVEFFENFRSQEVFSDARRYPYFRSHPLSGQRIEALRRPVEAAAHYGRVDSPERMAEHALIVAKIHAFMDPPNTTLRAYGSGDTSFPARYARAIAWYRDGQTQRALDATDALIAEQPQDPYLWELKGQILFEEGRPGEAIAAHSESVRLKPDAPLLRINLAHALIETNDSANLDAAVDQLKRAVAREDDNTLAWRLLSQAYASQGKEGEARLASAEYYFAAGIEQEATQFALRARDMLPRGSNEWRRAMDIVLASGATMDDINDLDRRQERRRDRSTVIPPAGA; translated from the coding sequence ATGATCCGGTCGAACCAGTCAGCGTCCCGCCTCGTCGCGCGCATGGTCTGCGCCGCCGCTACCGCGTCCTTGCTGGCGGCCGTGGCCGGTCCTGCTTCGGCCCAGTCCACGATCCGGGATACCGAGGTCGAGAGCATCATTCGAGAATGGACCGATCCGGTCTTCATCGCGATGGGGCTGGAGCCGTCCGAGATCCAGGTTCTGCTGGTGAACGACCCCCAGTTGAATGCCTTCGCCACGGGCAACCGGGTGATCGGGGTCAACACCGGTCTGATCCTGCGCACCGAGAATCCCAACCAGCTGCTGGGCGTCCTGGCGCACGAGGCGGGCCATGTGAAGAATCGCCACGTCCTGCGCGAAGGGGCGCAGAGTGCTGCGACCCAGCCGTTTCTGATGACGATGGCTCTGGGGGCCCTGGCCATTGCCGCCGGCCAGCCGGGTGCCGGCGTGGCCCTGCTGGGCTCGGGTCAGTTCTTTGGGACCATCAATGCCCTGCGTTACCTGCAAGGTCAGGAAGGCGAGGCCGACATCACCGCGCAACGCGGTCTGGAGGCGGCCGGCGAATCCGGACGGGGGCTGGTCGAATTCTTCGAGAATTTCCGCAGCCAGGAAGTCTTTTCCGACGCGCGCCGCTATCCCTATTTCCGCAGCCACCCCCTGTCGGGTCAGCGGATCGAAGCCCTGCGTCGCCCCGTTGAGGCGGCCGCCCATTATGGCCGGGTCGACAGCCCGGAACGGATGGCCGAGCACGCCCTGATCGTGGCCAAGATTCACGCCTTCATGGACCCGCCGAACACGACGCTCCGGGCCTATGGCTCCGGCGACACGTCCTTCCCGGCGCGTTATGCCCGCGCCATCGCCTGGTATCGCGACGGCCAGACACAGAGGGCGCTGGACGCCACAGATGCCCTGATCGCCGAACAGCCGCAAGACCCCTATCTGTGGGAACTGAAGGGGCAGATCCTGTTCGAGGAGGGCCGTCCGGGCGAGGCGATCGCCGCCCATTCGGAATCCGTGCGGCTGAAGCCGGACGCGCCCCTGCTTCGCATCAACCTGGCCCACGCCCTCATCGAGACCAATGACAGCGCCAACCTGGATGCCGCCGTCGATCAGCTGAAACGGGCGGTGGCGCGAGAGGACGACAACACCCTCGCATGGCGGCTTTTGTCACAGGCCTATGCCAGCCAGGGCAAGGAGGGCGAGGCGCGCCTGGCCTCGGCGGAATACTATTTCGCGGCCGGCATCGAGCAGGAGGCGACGCAATTTGCCCTGCGGGCCCGCGACATGCTGCCGAGAGGATCGAACGAATGGCGACGCGCCATGGACATCGTTCTGGCGTCCGGCGCGACCATGGACGACATCAACGACCTGGACCGGCGGCAGGAACGCCGCCGGGACCGCTCGACCGTCATACCGCCCGCGGGCGCCTGA
- the prfB gene encoding peptide chain release factor 2 (programmed frameshift) yields the protein MRPDVEAMKADIEQSVALLRRRLDWDVANRKLDELNARVEDPTLWDRPDEAQAVSRERSKLEAQINAVKGMERDLEDGIMLADMADEEGDEATLEEARAQLKAIKDRAARAELEALLSGEADGNDAYLEVNSGAGGTESCDWAGMLLRMYSRWARAHGYEVEVEASEDGDQAGIKSATILVSGPNAYGWLKSESGVHRLVRISPYDAAAKRHTSFASVGVSPVVDDTIEIDINPADVRTDTYRASGSGGQHINKTDSAVRLTHIPTNTVVACQAGRSQHQNREQAWKMLRGRLYELELQKREAAAQALADAKTDIGWGHQIRSYVLQPYQMVKDLRTEVETSDTQGVLDGDLDAFMGAALAARVGETRGSTVE from the exons ATGAGACCGGATGTCGAGGCCATGAAGGCCGACATCGAGCAGAGTGTCGCTCTGCTCAGGAGGCGTCTT GACTGGGATGTCGCCAACCGAAAACTCGATGAGCTGAACGCGAGGGTCGAGGACCCGACACTGTGGGACAGGCCCGACGAAGCGCAGGCGGTCAGCCGCGAGCGCTCGAAGCTGGAAGCCCAGATCAATGCCGTCAAGGGCATGGAGCGCGACCTCGAGGACGGCATCATGCTGGCCGACATGGCCGACGAGGAAGGCGACGAGGCGACGCTGGAAGAGGCGCGCGCGCAGCTGAAGGCGATCAAGGACCGGGCGGCACGCGCGGAGCTGGAGGCCCTTCTGTCCGGGGAGGCCGACGGCAACGACGCCTATCTGGAAGTGAACTCCGGTGCGGGTGGCACCGAGTCCTGCGACTGGGCCGGAATGCTGCTGCGGATGTATTCGCGCTGGGCCAGGGCGCATGGCTACGAGGTCGAGGTCGAGGCGTCGGAAGACGGCGATCAGGCCGGGATCAAGTCGGCGACCATCCTGGTCAGCGGCCCCAATGCCTATGGCTGGCTGAAGTCCGAATCCGGTGTGCACAGGCTGGTGCGGATCAGCCCCTATGACGCGGCGGCCAAGCGCCACACCTCGTTCGCCTCGGTCGGGGTTTCGCCGGTCGTGGACGATACCATCGAGATCGACATCAACCCCGCCGATGTGCGGACCGATACCTATCGTGCGTCAGGATCCGGTGGCCAGCACATCAACAAGACGGATTCGGCCGTGCGGCTGACGCACATTCCGACCAATACCGTCGTGGCCTGCCAGGCCGGACGCTCGCAGCACCAGAACCGGGAACAGGCCTGGAAGATGCTGCGCGGGCGTCTGTACGAGCTGGAGCTTCAGAAGCGTGAGGCGGCGGCGCAAGCCCTGGCCGATGCCAAGACGGATATCGGCTGGGGGCACCAGATCCGCAGCTACGTCCTGCAGCCCTACCAGATGGTCAAGGACCTGCGGACAGAGGTCGAGACGTCGGACACCCAGGGGGTTCTGGACGGCGATCTGGACGCCTTCATGGGCGCGGCCCTGGCGGCCCGGGTCGGAGAGACGCGCGGCTCGACCGTCGAGTAG
- a CDS encoding N-acetylmuramoyl-L-alanine amidase — MRFKLSDWSVRDWALTVLALVVLAAVLLAGSRSMATGAAGDVLGVRFGGDADHTRVVIDLGRSARGEVIESGSAGRVVLTLAGVGAGRGVDGTGSGLVRDWRVSPSGTASRLQLALGRTARIERRFLLPPGDGVTHYRYVIDITSTGGTVAGTTARPAATRAPVRAGRPLVVIDAGHGGHDPGALGSHRSESAVTLAAAVALRDELLRTGRYRVVLTRESDVYVDLYRRVRIARQADADLFISLHADAGADPATRGASVYTLSEQGASRAVREVTRGDNWHQDLHLPGRDPSVDRILLDMTQRATQNRSAQFARLLLNHLEAADHPLLRRSHRDAGLAVLLAPDVPAVLLEMGFITNPDDERALGDATERRRLVRAVAGGIDRYFSQTSQPLQMAALNSAGGLP, encoded by the coding sequence ATGCGTTTCAAACTCTCAGACTGGAGCGTCCGCGACTGGGCGCTGACGGTGCTTGCGCTCGTCGTGCTGGCGGCGGTTCTGCTGGCCGGTAGCCGTTCGATGGCGACCGGGGCTGCGGGCGACGTCCTGGGTGTGCGCTTTGGCGGCGATGCCGATCACACGCGCGTCGTTATCGACCTGGGCCGATCGGCGCGAGGCGAGGTCATCGAATCCGGATCGGCGGGGCGCGTCGTCCTGACTCTGGCCGGCGTGGGTGCCGGTCGCGGCGTGGACGGAACCGGATCGGGTCTGGTTCGCGACTGGCGTGTCAGTCCGTCGGGCACGGCTTCGCGCCTTCAACTGGCCCTTGGACGGACCGCCCGGATCGAGCGGCGGTTCCTGCTGCCGCCCGGCGATGGCGTCACCCACTATCGCTACGTCATCGACATCACATCCACCGGGGGCACGGTTGCCGGCACCACGGCGCGACCCGCCGCGACCCGCGCCCCGGTGCGCGCCGGGCGTCCGCTGGTGGTCATCGATGCCGGACACGGCGGGCATGATCCTGGGGCCCTCGGTTCCCATCGTTCCGAAAGCGCCGTGACGCTCGCCGCCGCCGTGGCGCTGCGCGACGAGCTGCTGCGGACGGGTCGATACCGTGTCGTGCTGACCCGCGAGTCGGATGTCTATGTCGACCTGTATCGTCGCGTTCGTATCGCCAGGCAGGCGGACGCCGATCTGTTTATCTCTCTGCATGCCGATGCGGGGGCCGACCCGGCGACGCGTGGCGCATCGGTCTATACCCTGTCCGAACAGGGCGCGAGCCGGGCGGTGCGCGAGGTCACGCGCGGCGACAACTGGCACCAGGACCTGCATTTGCCCGGACGGGATCCGTCGGTCGATCGCATCCTGCTGGACATGACCCAGCGCGCCACCCAGAACCGCTCGGCCCAGTTCGCACGCCTGCTGCTGAACCATTTGGAAGCCGCCGATCATCCATTGCTGCGCCGCAGCCATCGCGATGCGGGTCTGGCCGTCCTGCTGGCCCCGGATGTCCCGGCCGTCCTGCTGGAGATGGGCTTCATCACGAACCCCGACGACGAGCGCGCCCTGGGCGATGCCACCGAACGCCGCCGGCTTGTGCGCGCTGTGGCCGGGGGCATCGACCGCTATTTCAGCCAGACGTCCCAGCCGCTGCAGATGGCGGCGCTGAACAGCGCGGGTGGCCTTCCATAG
- a CDS encoding polymer-forming cytoskeletal protein, with protein MFNKPKAPAPSTPDRPSNAIPIPPLPDLPSPGMNRSASSPAPSPVASSRGLSTLSSDLQFEGSVSGAGDLQVDGSVKGDVRVGRLIVGETGAIEGNVTADYLEVRGRIVGGVNGKQVKLVSTAYVDGDITAEQLSIDIGAYFQGRVLQSRREAPAAAAPAPRPTPSAFEAPPAPAPAPAEPAPQVIDPKEA; from the coding sequence TTGTTCAATAAGCCGAAAGCCCCCGCCCCCTCCACACCCGACCGTCCGTCGAACGCCATACCCATTCCGCCGCTGCCCGACCTTCCCTCGCCCGGCATGAATCGCTCGGCATCCTCGCCCGCCCCGTCCCCGGTCGCCTCCTCGCGTGGCCTGTCGACCCTGTCGTCGGACCTGCAGTTCGAAGGGAGTGTCTCGGGGGCCGGTGACCTTCAGGTGGACGGTTCGGTCAAGGGCGACGTCCGCGTCGGCCGCCTCATCGTCGGCGAAACCGGGGCCATCGAAGGCAATGTCACCGCCGATTACCTCGAAGTCCGCGGCCGCATCGTCGGTGGCGTCAACGGCAAGCAGGTCAAGCTGGTCTCGACCGCCTATGTCGACGGCGACATCACCGCCGAGCAGCTGTCGATCGACATCGGTGCCTATTTCCAGGGCCGCGTCCTGCAGAGCCGCCGCGAGGCCCCCGCAGCCGCTGCGCCCGCGCCGCGCCCGACTCCGTCCGCCTTCGAGGCTCCGCCGGCACCTGCCCCCGCGCCCGCCGAGCCCGCGCCTCAGGTCATCGACCCCAAGGAAGCATAA